A genomic window from Gallus gallus isolate bGalGal1 chromosome 33, bGalGal1.mat.broiler.GRCg7b, whole genome shotgun sequence includes:
- the LOC107049244 gene encoding olfactory receptor 14J1-like, giving the protein MPNSSSISEFLLLALADTRQLQLLHFWLLLGIYLAALLGNGLISTAVACDHRLHSPMYFFLLNLALLDLGCISTTLPKAMANALWHTRHISYAGCAAQVFFFFFFISAEYSLLTVMSYDRYVAICKPLHYGTLLGSRACATMAAAAWGTGLLNAVLQTANTFSLPLCQGNAVNQLFCEIPQILKLSCSDAYLREIWLLGVSASLSSGCFVFILFSYVQIFRAVLRMPSEQGRHKAFSTCLPHLAVVTLFVSTAFVANLKPPSLSSQALDLTMAVLYSVVPPTLNPLIYSMRNHELKDAVRKMISWTHFSRDKLLICLCK; this is encoded by the coding sequence atgcccaacagcagctccatcagcgagttcctcctcctggcgttggcagacacgcggcagctgcagctcctgcacttctggctcttgctgggcatctacctggctgccctcctgggcaacggcctcatcagcacagccgtagcctgcgaccaccgcctgcacagccccatgtacttcttcctcctcaacctcgccctcctcgacctgggctgcatctccaccactctccccaaagccatggccaatgccctctggcacaccaggcacatctcctacgcaggatgtgctgcacaggtctttttctttttcttcttcatctcagcagaatattcccttctcacagtcatgtcctatgaccgctacgttgccatctgcaagcccctgcactacgggaccctgctgggcagcagagcttgtgccaccatggcagcagctgcctggggcactgggcttctcaatgctgtgttgcaaactgccaatacattttccctgcctctgtgccaaggcaatgctgtgaaTCAATtattctgtgaaatcccccagatcctcaagctctcctgctcagatgccTACCTCAGAGAAATTTGGCTTCTTGGGGTCAGTGCTTCTTTATCAtctgggtgttttgttttcattcttttctcctacgtgcagatcttcagggccgtgctgaggatgccctctgagcagggacggcacaaagccttctccacgtgcctccctcacctggctgtggtcACCCTGTTTGTCAGCACTGCCTTCGTTGCCAATCTGAAGCCcccctctctttcctcccaAGCCCTGGATCTGACAATGGCAGTTCTGTATTCGGTGGTGCCTCCAACCCTGaatcccctcatctacagcatgaggaaccatGAGCTCAaggatgcagtgaggaaaatgATATCATGGACTCATTTCAGTAGGGATAAACTTCTCATCTGTCTCTGCAAATGA